In Sphingobacterium sp. SYP-B4668, the sequence TTTTCACATTTGGTTCAAAAAAAAACCGTACATTCGAAAGTGTACGGGGCGCCCCTAACTTAGAGGTCGACCCAAAGACAAATTCACACACTCCCCTCCCCCCTCCCATGGGAGATGAAATCTGTGAATTGACATAAATAGAAAATACATGAGAACAAAAAAAGAAAACCCATACAAGGAGGTGTTGACCCAATTGATTGTGGACATCTTCGAAAAATCAGGAAACAAACCCTTCAACTATAAACAAGTCGCCGCCAAACTTAACGTCACCGATCAAGACGCAAAAATGGCCATTGCAGAGGTCCTTACTACCGACCCCAAAAACAGCCCATTTGTAGAAATCTCGAAAGGCAAATTCCAACTTCGCCAACTCAAGGTTTACATCACCGGAAAGGTCGACATGACTGCTGACGGATCAGCATATATCATACCCGAGGATGAACTCGAAAATGACATTTACATTGCCCCTCGAAAACTAAGACAGGCCCTCCATGGTGACATCGTAAAAGTACACACCTACGAGAAGAGGAAGGGTCGAAAAAAAGAAGGTGAGGTCGTCGAGATTCTTCAACGAGCCAAGACAGATTTCACCGGCATCATCAACCTATCCCAAAACTTTGCCTTCTTCATCGCAGATGACCGAAAGATGCTCAACGATATCTTCGTACCACTAGACAACCTCAATGGTGCAAAGGATGGAGAAAAAGCCGTCGTCTCCATTATCGATTGGCCAAGGGGAAGTAAAAATCCAATCGGAAAAGTAAAAAACGTCTTGGGCAAAAAAGGCGAGAACAACACGGAGATGAATGCCATATTGGCAGACTTCGGCTTCCCACTATCCTTCCCTCTCGAAGTAGAAGAAGAAGCCAATTCCATCTCTGGGGAGATTGACCTTGCAGAGATTAAAAAACGTAGAGATTTCAGAGAAGTCCTTACATTCACGATTGACCCTGCCGACGCCAAAGATTTTGATGACGCCATCTCTTTCCAAGAATTACCCAATGGCAACTATGAGATTGGGGTCCACATTGCAGATGTCAGTCACTTTGTACAACCGGATACGCTCCTGGACAAAGAAGCTTTTGAGCGCGCCACATCTGTATACTTGGTTGACCGTGTAATACCTATGCTCCCAGAGCGACTGTCCAACGACCTCTGCTCCCTAAGACCAAATGAGGATCGCTTGTGCTTCTCAGCAGTATTTGAAATAGACGAGGCAGCCAATATACACAACGAGTGGTTTGGTCGCACCATCATACATTCCGATCGAAGATTTTCATACGAAGAAGCACAGGAGATCATCGAAAACAAGAGTGGTGAATTCTCCAAAGAAATACTAAAGCTAAATGAACTCGCCTACATTCTACGTGAACGCAAATTTAAGAATGGCGCCATCGCTTTTGAAAGCGAAGAGGTCAAATTCACCTTGGATGAAAACGGCAAACCCACCGGCGTATACACCAAAGTCCGTAAAGACGCCCATAAACTAATCGAGGACTTTATGCTACTGGCCAATAGGAAAGTGGCCGAGTTCATCGGAAAGAAAGGCAAAGGCAAAAACAAGCTGACTTTTGTATATCGCTTCCACGACTTACCAAACCCCGAAACGTTGCTCACCTTTTCCCAGTTCGCATCCAGGTTTGGACACAAGCTCAGCATTCGCTCAGACAAAGAGACCGCAAAATCCCTGAATACGCTGATGACGAAGATTGAAGGGAGCAAAGAGCAAAACCTTTTGACCTCACTTGCCGTCCGTTCCATGGCCAAAGCTGTATACACCACCAAAAACACCAGCCACTACGGATTGGCATTTGACTATTATACGCATTTCACATCCCCCATCAGACGTTATCCAGATGTGATGGTCCATAGGCTGCTTCAATTCTACCTGGATGGTGGCAGCAATGTCAATGCCGAGCATTACGAAAAAATGAGTGCCCACACCTCACAAATGGAGAAGAAAGCGGCAGAAGCAGAAAGAGCATCCATCAAATACAAACAAGCCGAATTCCTTCAAGACCAAATCGGCGTTGAATACACAGGGATTGTATCCGGCGTTACCGAATGGGGAATGTACGTAGAAATCGAATCCAATAAATGTGAGGGGCTTGTCCGGCTTCGTGATATTACCGACGATTTTTATGTGCTCGATGAAAAAAATTATGCTATCATTGGCCAGCGTAAGAAGAAAAAATATCAACTAGGGGATGAAGTCCAAATCATGGTAAAAAAAGTAGATATGGACAAAAGACAGATTGATTTTACGTTGATATCTTAAAACTATTCCGAGTTATACAAAAGTGCCAATTTCAGATTGGCACTTTTGTATAATTCATAGTCAGATTAAACACACATCCATTGCGACAGGCTTTAGACGTCAAGCTACACACCTCAACCGACCTCCCTTCACCAGAGATCCTTTATCATCCCTCATTGAAAATACTACTGCGCTACTTATGACATACAGCTTACCCGCGCCCCACTTACCAGCAGCTAGTAGATATCCAGTAGCTCTTTAGTACCTTCTTGGTGAATCTCCAGTACCTTTTCAGTACCTTTCCCGTGAACTAACCGTACACCCCCAGTACACCTTTAGTGAATCTAACATTCATTTCCCATACCTTTTCCGAAAGCTCCTCGAAAGTCCTTCGCTCCCACATCGGCACTTTATTACTTTCCGCCCAGCTTATTACTACCTTATCCTTACCTTTATCGTAGTGAAGAGGTAATGATTTGGTGATGCAGAGGTTCAGCAGAGGTGGTGGAGCACCGAATACATGACGGACAAAGAGCGAAGTTGACAGAATCCAGACGTAAAGCTTGTGGCACTTGTTGGCACGGATACATCTTTCCAAATGCTCTCTTACTGAATCCTAGCTATTAAAGACTATTCGCAAGCAACTGTATCACGACCGTACCGCATCGCAGAAATAACTACAATCTATAAAGAACAAGTATACTGAACCTAAAAAGCCGCATCGATATAGTATCGATGCGGCTTTTGTTGAGCTTTGTGCAAAAAATTATTGTTTTAGGCCTTCAAAACTGTACATTACCTCACCTTCTGCAGTCACTTTCGTCACGAAGGACAATCCCTTATTCTCAAAAGTATATACAAAGACCCCCTGAGGCTCTGTTGGCTGCGAAAGGATACCCATATTACTATTATTGTAGACTTCCATTTCTTTAACAGGAAGTTTCAAACTACCATCTTGAGCAGTAATCCTAACTTTCTTGTCACTTACTTTCGTAACAACGACCGTCTGATTAAACTTTTGACCTCCACCAACAATATCAATAGTTCCTTTATAAGTACCTACCGCAGCATCAATACTTCCTCCACTAGGTCCATCATCATCTTTAGAACACCCCACAAATGCAACCATTACAAACGCCAACACCATGGCATACATCATTTTCATTTTCATAACATCAATTATTTAAGTAAAAAATATTCACTGCTCCATTACAAATGTGACGCCAAAACCCGCGTATAGCCGTCATAATTTCACAAGAATTTGAAAATTACCCATAAACAGGTAATCCCGCCCCTTGGTTAAAGACATATATCATCCATAGCTGTATCAAAAATAGCACATCAGCTTTCTGCTAATAAAGCTAGAGGCCACACGCTCAATTGAATCACAGCCAGCCTGATATAGCATCGAACGAAATAAAAAATAAGTAAAATTTACGCCTTAACTATTTCATATTCAAAACAGAATCACTATCTTTGCGGACTTTAAAAAATTATTTTTAATAAATTTTATAATCAAAAACAGGTAAATGCCTACTATTCAACAATTAGTTAGAAAAGGTAGAGTAGCTCTGGTTGACAAGAGTAAGTCGCCAGCGTTGGACAGCTGTCCACAGCGAAGAGGTGTGTGTACTCGTGTATACACTACTACCCCTAAAAAACCAAACTCAGCAATGCGTAAAGTAGCTCGTGTACGTTTAACAAACGGTAAAGAGGTCAACGCTTACATCCCAGGAGAAGGTCACAACTTACAAGAGCACTCTATCGTATTGATTCGTGGTGGTCGTGTTAAGGATTTACCAGGTGTACGTTACCACATTATCCGTGGTGCATTAGATACTTCAGGTGTAGCAGGTCGTAACCAACGTCGTTCTAAATACGGAACTAAACGCCCTAAACCAGGACAAGCAGCTGCAGCTCCTGCAAAAGGCAAGAAGAAATAATTAAACGGAGGAAAGAGAAATGAGAAAATCAAAACCAAAAAAGAGAATCATTCTACCTGATCCAAAGTTTAATGACGTTCAGGTAACACGTTTTGTAAACAACATGATGTATGACGGTAAAAAATCTATCGCATATGACATCTTTTACAGAGCTGTAGAATTAGTAGAACAAAAAACTAGCGAAAACGGTTTAGAGACTTGGAAAAAAGCTTTAAACAACGTTATGCCAGCCGTCGAAGTTAAATCTCGTCGTGTAGGTGGAGCTAACTTCCAAGTTCCTATGGAAGTACGTCCTGAGCGTAAAATTGCTTTAGGTATGAAATGGTTAATTTCATACTCTCGCAGACGTGGCGAAAAGACGATGTTCGAAAAATTAGCAGGAGAAATCATTTCAGCTTCTAAAGGTGAAGGTGCTGCTGTTAAGAAAAAAGAGGATACGCACAAAATGGCTGAAGCCAACAAAGCGTTCTCACACTTCAGATTTTAATTTTGAAGGATTCAAAAAAATACGGATACACCGACTTCGGAAAATGGCATCGCGCTATTTGCTAAGTCGGTGTACTTATTTAAAATCAAAAAAACAAAGTTCATACCGAACTAAGTGTATAAAAATTATATGGCAAGAGATTTAAAATTTACTAGAAATATCGGTATCGCCGCCCACATCGATGCTGGTAAGACAACAACTACGGAGCGTATCCTTTTCTACTCTGGTGTAAACCACAAATTGGGAGAAACGCACGAAGGTTCGGCAACTACTGACTGGATGGCTCAAGAGCAAGAGCGTGGTATCACGATCACATCTGCAGCAGTAACCGTATTCTGGAACTACCGTGGTGACAAATACAACGTCAACGTAATCGATACTCCTGGACACGTGGATTTCACGGTTGAGGTCAATCGTTCATTACGTGTATTAGACGGATTGGTATTTTTATTTTCAGCAGTTGATGGTGTTGAGCCTCAATCGGAGACCAACTGGAGACTTGCAGACAATTATAAAGTACCTCGTATCGGTTTTGTCAATAAAATGGACCGTTCTGGAGCTGATTTCTTGAAAGTTGTAAAACAAGTTAAAGAAATGTTAGGTTCTGATGCTGTCGCTCTACAATTACCAATCGGAGCTGAAGACAACTTTACAGGTGTTGTTGACTTAATCAACAACCGTGGTATCGTTTGGAATGAGCATGATAAAGGAATGACCTTCACTGAAGTGCCTATCCCTGCAGATATGCTAGAAGAAGTTTCCGAATACCGTGAAAAATTGTTGGAAGCAGTAGCTGGATACGATGAGTCATTGATGGAGAAATTCTTCGATGATCCAAACTCATTGACCGAGCGCGAAATCCTTGACGCTCTTCGTAAAGCAGTGTTGGACAACGCAATTGTTCCTATGGTATGTGGCTCATCTTTCAAAAACAAAGGTGTACAGACCATGTTGGATTTCGTAATGGAATTATTGCCTTCACCAATGGATTCAGAAGGTGTTGTCGGTACTAATCCCGATACTGGTGCAGAGTTGATCCGTAAACCAGATGTTAACGAGCCATTCGCTGCATTAGGATTTAAAATTGCGACTGACCCATTCGTAGGTCGTCTATGTTTCATCCGTGCATACTCCGGTAAATTAGAAGCTGGTTCTTATGTATTGAATACACGTTCAGGAAACAAAGAACGTATCTCTCGTATCTTCCAGATGCATGCAAACAAGCAAAATCCTATCCCTTTCATCGAGGCTGGAGACATCGGTGCTGTAGTAGGTTTCAAGGATATCAAGACTGGTGATACACTATGTGATGAAAAACATCCAATCGTCCTAGAATCCATGAACTTCCCTGAGCCAGTTATCGGTTTGGCAATTGAACCTAAAACTCAAGCTGACGTTGATAAAATGGGTATAGCATTAGGAAAATTGGCCGAAGAAGATCCTACATTCGTTGTTAAATCGGATGAAGAGACTGGTCAAACAGTTATCTCGGGTATGGGCGAACTTCACTTAGACATCCTAATTGACCGTCTACGTCGTGAGTTCAAAGTCGAGGTAAACCAAGGAGCTCCTCAAGTAGCATATAAAGAATCTATTACAGGTGGCTGTGAGCACCGTGAAGTTTACAAAAAGCAATCTGGTGGTCGTGGTAAATTCGCCGACATTAAAATTGTTATTTCTCCAGCTGACGAAGATTATGATCTTTCAAAATCTCCACTTCAGTTTGTGAACGAAATCACTGGTGGATCTATCCCTAAGGAATACATACCTTCTGTTCAAAAAGGATTCGAAACATCAATGAAAAACGGTGTATTGGCCGGCTTCCCATTGTCAGGTATGAAAGTTCGTTTGA encodes:
- the rpsL gene encoding 30S ribosomal protein S12 translates to MPTIQQLVRKGRVALVDKSKSPALDSCPQRRGVCTRVYTTTPKKPNSAMRKVARVRLTNGKEVNAYIPGEGHNLQEHSIVLIRGGRVKDLPGVRYHIIRGALDTSGVAGRNQRRSKYGTKRPKPGQAAAAPAKGKKK
- the rnr gene encoding ribonuclease R; amino-acid sequence: MRTKKENPYKEVLTQLIVDIFEKSGNKPFNYKQVAAKLNVTDQDAKMAIAEVLTTDPKNSPFVEISKGKFQLRQLKVYITGKVDMTADGSAYIIPEDELENDIYIAPRKLRQALHGDIVKVHTYEKRKGRKKEGEVVEILQRAKTDFTGIINLSQNFAFFIADDRKMLNDIFVPLDNLNGAKDGEKAVVSIIDWPRGSKNPIGKVKNVLGKKGENNTEMNAILADFGFPLSFPLEVEEEANSISGEIDLAEIKKRRDFREVLTFTIDPADAKDFDDAISFQELPNGNYEIGVHIADVSHFVQPDTLLDKEAFERATSVYLVDRVIPMLPERLSNDLCSLRPNEDRLCFSAVFEIDEAANIHNEWFGRTIIHSDRRFSYEEAQEIIENKSGEFSKEILKLNELAYILRERKFKNGAIAFESEEVKFTLDENGKPTGVYTKVRKDAHKLIEDFMLLANRKVAEFIGKKGKGKNKLTFVYRFHDLPNPETLLTFSQFASRFGHKLSIRSDKETAKSLNTLMTKIEGSKEQNLLTSLAVRSMAKAVYTTKNTSHYGLAFDYYTHFTSPIRRYPDVMVHRLLQFYLDGGSNVNAEHYEKMSAHTSQMEKKAAEAERASIKYKQAEFLQDQIGVEYTGIVSGVTEWGMYVEIESNKCEGLVRLRDITDDFYVLDEKNYAIIGQRKKKKYQLGDEVQIMVKKVDMDKRQIDFTLIS
- the fusA gene encoding elongation factor G; its protein translation is MARDLKFTRNIGIAAHIDAGKTTTTERILFYSGVNHKLGETHEGSATTDWMAQEQERGITITSAAVTVFWNYRGDKYNVNVIDTPGHVDFTVEVNRSLRVLDGLVFLFSAVDGVEPQSETNWRLADNYKVPRIGFVNKMDRSGADFLKVVKQVKEMLGSDAVALQLPIGAEDNFTGVVDLINNRGIVWNEHDKGMTFTEVPIPADMLEEVSEYREKLLEAVAGYDESLMEKFFDDPNSLTEREILDALRKAVLDNAIVPMVCGSSFKNKGVQTMLDFVMELLPSPMDSEGVVGTNPDTGAELIRKPDVNEPFAALGFKIATDPFVGRLCFIRAYSGKLEAGSYVLNTRSGNKERISRIFQMHANKQNPIPFIEAGDIGAVVGFKDIKTGDTLCDEKHPIVLESMNFPEPVIGLAIEPKTQADVDKMGIALGKLAEEDPTFVVKSDEETGQTVISGMGELHLDILIDRLRREFKVEVNQGAPQVAYKESITGGCEHREVYKKQSGGRGKFADIKIVISPADEDYDLSKSPLQFVNEITGGSIPKEYIPSVQKGFETSMKNGVLAGFPLSGMKVRLIDGSFHAVDSDSLSFELAARTAYREALPKCSPVLMEPIMKIEVLTPEENMGDVMGDLNRRRGLMQGLDSRNGAQVIKALVPLSEMFGYVTQLRTITSGRATSTMEFDHYAEAPRNVQDEVVAKAKGKVS
- the rpsG gene encoding 30S ribosomal protein S7, which produces MRKSKPKKRIILPDPKFNDVQVTRFVNNMMYDGKKSIAYDIFYRAVELVEQKTSENGLETWKKALNNVMPAVEVKSRRVGGANFQVPMEVRPERKIALGMKWLISYSRRRGEKTMFEKLAGEIISASKGEGAAVKKKEDTHKMAEANKAFSHFRF